The nucleotide sequence TTAGTTTAATTTTTTAATTAAGTCTTTGTGATAATTTAAGCACGTCGCTTGCCACGCCTCGAGCAGTAACCGCTGCTCCTGCCCCAGCTCCCTGGATCACCAGCGGTTGGTCTCCGTAAGATTCGGTATAAATTTCAAAAATGTTATCGGCGCCTTTAATTTGGCCCAAAGCGGTATTTTTGGGTTCAGAAATAAGTTTGGCTTCCAGGGTGGCTTTTTCTACCTCAATTTCTCCAATATATCTTAATACGTGCCCCTGATCTTGCTGTTTTTTATGCTGATTAAAAATCTCATCCAGTTCACTAATTCTTTTCTGAAATTCTTCTGCGGAAGTCTCGCCGTTTAATTTCTCGAGAATTAAAGATTGAATTTTCACCTCCTGGAATTCTTTATCTAGCTGAAGCTCGCGTGCCAGGATCAATAATTTTCTACCCACATCGTTTCCGGAAAGGTCTTCCCGGGCATCGGGCTCGGTGTAACCCAGGTTTCCGGCTTTCTTCAAAACATCAGAAAACTTCTCTTTATTTTCAGAAAAAGTATTGAAAATAAAACTCAAAGAACCGGAGAATACCCCTCGAATTTTAGTGACTTTTTCTCCTGCCTGGTGCAAACCCCTTACCGTTTGTACAATTGGTAAACCTGCGCCTACATTTGTTTCATAGAAAAAATGCTTCCCGTGATATTCTAATTCCTTACGTATTTTCTTATAAAAATCTGCCGATAGAGTATTAGCCACTTTATTGGCCGCTACCAGGTTAAAGCCGTTTTGGATTAAGCGGATATAGATCTCTACAAATTCTTTACTCGCCGTCGCATCTATAGCAATAAGATGTTCAAGATCCTGCTCTTTAGTAAAATCGAGAATGTCTTCCAGTTTATATTCTTTAGCCGATTTTTTGAAATCTTTTTCCCAGTTTTCAGTAATTCCTTCAGCAATAAGTAGCGCTTTGGTGGAATTAGCGATTACCGGAACATTGACCGAAACTCCCGAATTCTCTTCCCACTGCTTTTTTGCAGTTAATAATTGCTCGATTAAAGTCTTGCCAACGTTTCCTATTCCAAATAAGATGATATTTACTTTTTTCATTTAAATATATTCTAGATCCCGACCCGGGAATTTGAAACAGCCCAATTTCCATTGGCCTGAGTATTAAAAATTTCAGTTTCCAGTTTCG is from Salegentibacter mishustinae and encodes:
- a CDS encoding homoserine dehydrogenase family protein, yielding MKKVNIILFGIGNVGKTLIEQLLTAKKQWEENSGVSVNVPVIANSTKALLIAEGITENWEKDFKKSAKEYKLEDILDFTKEQDLEHLIAIDATASKEFVEIYIRLIQNGFNLVAANKVANTLSADFYKKIRKELEYHGKHFFYETNVGAGLPIVQTVRGLHQAGEKVTKIRGVFSGSLSFIFNTFSENKEKFSDVLKKAGNLGYTEPDAREDLSGNDVGRKLLILARELQLDKEFQEVKIQSLILEKLNGETSAEEFQKRISELDEIFNQHKKQQDQGHVLRYIGEIEVEKATLEAKLISEPKNTALGQIKGADNIFEIYTESYGDQPLVIQGAGAGAAVTARGVASDVLKLSQRLN